The genomic stretch CAATGGCTGGTGCAGTTACCTGTGCAGATCAAATCGGGTATGGGGGGCTTTAAACTAAGGTTTGATTGGCAGCGTCCCGAGGTCAAAGAAGTGATGAAAATCATGGTTCCTGCCACTTTTTCATCGGGGATGCTGCAAATTAATGTCTGGACGGACTTATTTTTTGCTTCCTTTATTCCTAATGCGGCGGCGGCAGTTTCAGCAATGGGCTATGCAGGGTTACTGGTGCAAACGCCATTAGGAATTTTGTCGAATGTGATTCTTGTACCGTTGTTTCCCGTTTTATCGAAACTAACCGATCCCGAAAATTGGGATGAACTGAAACAGCGTATCCGTCAGGGTTTGATGCTCACAGCTTTAACGATGTTACCCCTGAGTGGTTTGATGGTAGCGCTAGCTTTGCCGATCTCTCAGGTGGTGTATGAGCGCTATGCCTTTGATACTGAGGCTTCACAGCTAACCGCTGCTGTATTGATGGCTTACTCTGTAGGCATGTTTGTGTATTTGGGGCGTGATGTATTGGTGCGGGTGTTTTATGCGTTAGGGGATGGCGATACACCTTTTAAAATTAGCATTGTTAATATTTTCCTGAATGGACTATTTGATTACTTTCTTGTCCAAAAATTTGGCGCTCCGGGATTGGTACTAGCGACAGTTGCCGTCAACCTGATCTCGATGATTGTGATGATGTATTTACTTGATCGCCGTTTAAATGGAATGCCTCTAAAAAGTTGGAGTGTAACTATTTTGGGACTAACGATCGCCAGTGTGATCGCAGGTGGTGCAAGTTGGGGGATCTATCATTTACTCAGCCAAAGCTTTGATAGTTTTGGTATGTTGGCAAAATTTGGTGCAAAGCTAGGTGGTTTAGCGATCGCTAGTGCTATTGGTCTAACTATATTTGGGGCGATCGCGGTACAAATGAAAATCCCTGAAATTAGCACTCTCACCAATCAAATTAAGCGTCGCTTTTCACGTAAATAAACACAATCTTATGAGGCAGCGCTTTGCGCCGCCTCATAAGATTGTCCTAACAAGATGGGTGACAGCTATAAAATTACGTGAGTTCGATAACGCCATTTGCGCGGCGCTTTGCGCTACGTAAATGGCGGAAAATGGTAAAAATCGCTAAGCGATTTTTACCATTTTCCGCCTTCGTCGAACTAACGTTAAAATTGATTGGCAATATGTCAAGATGATTAGCAAATCTGAGACATTCCCAGAAAAACTTCAATAACTTATGAGTCTTACAGCAGGGCAGTTAGTCGGCGGACATTACGAAGTTATGACACGGTTAGGTGGTGGTGGCTTTGGCGAGACCTATCTCTCACGGGATTTGCATCTACCTGATCGTCCATCACGGGTAATCAAAAGATTATGTCCTCGCAATTCAGACTCAAGTTTGTTGCAGCTCTCACGACGGCTCTTTGAGACGGAAGCACAGGTGCTTTACCGTTTAGGGGCGCATCCGCAAATACCCCAACTATTTGCCCACTTTGAAGAATTATCAGAATTTTATCTAGTTCAAGAATATATCGATGGCAAAGACCTCAGCCATGAATTGATTAGAGGCAAAATTTGGGAGCAGTTTGCAGTTGTCGATCTATTGCAAAATCTGCTCACAGTGCTGAGTTTTGTGCATCAACACAATGTAATTCATCGTGATATAAAACCTGAAAATATTATTAGGCGGCGTGATGGACAGCTTTTCTTAATTGATTTTGGTGTTGTTAAGCAAATTGCTACGCCAACAATGGTTTTGAATGGACATGAGGAAGCTGTCTACACAGTGGGAATTGGCACCCCCGGATATATGCCTAGTGAGCAGGCGCATGGAGAACCTAAGTTTGCCAGTGATCTCTATGCGATCGGTATGATTGGCATCCAAGCTTTGACAGGCATTCCGCCTAGCCATTTAGAGAAAGATGACAATCTCGAAATTGTGTGGCGACCACTTGCCCCGAAAGTCTATCCCGAATTTGCAGATATTCTCTCGCGGATGGTGCGGTTTGATTTTCGCCAGCGTTATGCCAATGCCCATATTGCCTATGAAGCCCTCAAAGAATTTCGCGATCGCTATCCGATTTCTGATGTCAATCACAGCTTGCCCACAATCAGACTGAGTACGATTCAGTCTAGTAATGCTATTAGTGACTCTGTGCGCGATCTCCATTCTGCCCAGAATCCGCCATCCAAGAAATCAGCAATTTGGCAATATCTCCAACCTTGGCAGTGGTTTTTAGGATTTACAACTCTTGGCGCGATCGTGATTACCACAGTTGTACTTCTCTTATCAGTCCCACCCAAAGCAAGTCGCACTGATGTTTCGGAAGAAGTCACCCCAGCCACTACGGTTCCTCAAAACTCTACACAAACCTCATTAAAAGATGCTCCTAGTTCTGGCACGACCACAGGTTCTATTTCTTTAGTTAAGGAGTTTTCTAGTAATGATGCGATTTACGGAGTTGCTCTGAGTCCCGATGGTAAAACCTTGGCTGGGGCAAGTGCTGAGCGCAATATTGACCTATGGGATTTTGCAACGGGTAAAAAAATTCAAACCTTAAAAGGGAATACAGGTCGAGTTTACGATATTTACTTTAGCCCTGACGGTAAGAGGTTGGTTAGTGCTAGTGATGATCGCAAAGTGATGATTTGGGATGTGAAATCTAGCAAGACTTTGAATATCCTTGAGGGGCATCAGGAACGGGTATATACTGCGATTTTTAGTCCCGATGGCAAAATGATTGCTAGTTCTGGTGGCGATCGCACGATTCGGTTATGGAATGCGGAAACTGGTAAACCCATCAAGACATTCCTCGAAAAATCTTGGGTCTATGATGTGTCCTTTACGCCCGACGGCAAAGTTTTAGTGAGTGCTTGCAAAGATGGGGCAATTCACCTATGGAATGTTGAAACAGGAAAAGTGGTCAAAACTCTGGTGGAAAGTGGTAGCTCTGTCCGTGCCATCAACTACAGCAATAATGGCAAACTGATTGCAAGTGCAATGGAAGATAATACGGTGCGTCTATGGGATGCCACCACAGGTCAGTTAAAGGAAGTGCTGACGGGGCATACGGGTGAAGTGCATACCCTCGATTTTAGTAAGGATGATCGCTTACTTGCCAGTGGCAGTGCGGATAAGACTGTCCGAGTGTGGCATTTAAAAGAAAAGCGATCGCCACAGGTTTTAGCTGATCACGAACGTGGTGTTGCTTCCGTGGAATTTAGCCCCGATCAGAAGTTTTTGATTAGTGGCAGTCTCGATGGCAAAATCAAAATCTGGAAATTAGCTTTATAAAGGTATTAACATACTTGACGGACAAATCTCTAAAACCCCCTCTAACTCCCCCTTGGAAGGGGGAGAACTTAGACTTCCCCCCTTTCAAGGGGGGACTGAGGGGGGTAAAAATCTGCGCAGTGTGTCAAGTATATTAACGCCTTTATAAAATGGTCAGCATTTTGCACTGGACTTAAACCAAAAAGCTGTGACGCTCGCGCAGCGAGCGTCACAGCTTTTCATAAAAATAGATCTTTTAAAAAGAAAGATATTTCGGCGCGATCGCTGACATTGAAAAAGTCAAGGGGAACCACTCCATCCACATGCCGACTGACCACATTAAAGCCTAATCTGGCGCGTCGATAGTTAATGATCAGAGGACTATTGGCAGGTAAAGGCTGACGTAACCAAGCATCGAAATTCGTGGCTTGGTTCATGCGATCGCTCATAGCTTTAACTATGGCAACAGAACGCTCATCGGGCAAACTGCTAGAAGCAAATACATAGGCTCTTTCTAGTAATTTATCGCGCAAGTTGGGATTGAGCCAAGCCGAAACTACCATTTCTAAAGGTGTTTGTGGATTTTGTTTCACTGATGTTAATCCGTCCACATCATTAGCGATCGCCTTAGCGAGCAGTAATGCCATAGGATTTCCCGTTTGTTTGAGTTCGGTTATGGCATTCGGCTGTCCTGTCCACCATCTTAAAGCGGCAAGATGCAAGGCCTGACTGGGATTACTGCTATATTGGCGCTCCACACTTGCCACGATCTGCGGATATAGCGCTTGAAAGGTATCATCTGACCACATTGGGCTAGTAATAAAAATCGGATCATTAACTACTTCCGTAGTAATCGCCTTAATCGCTTCAGCCGTCTTGCCCTGACGCAATAAACTCACCCCTAAACCAAAATAGAGCGATTTTTTTAGAGGAAGTAGCTCTAAAGCGCGTCGGAAATAAGTCTCTGCTTCTGGCGCGGCGCTACTTGAAGTTTGCTGAAGACTGAGCCATGCCGCCGCATTGTAAGCTGCTTCGTTATTAGGGTTAGTGGCGATCGCGGTTTTGATCCATGCCAATCCCTCTTTTTGCCAAGTTTGCGCCTGCGGTAAATTGCTGTAGGTAAGGGCAAGGTCAGCTAAGTTCCAACCCAATTGATAGGGATAGTAAGGCTCCCAAGGGGCAAGTTGATTGGCAAGTTTGAGGCGATCTTGAAATTTATCAACGGCGGCGATCGCTTCAGGTAGAAATTCCTGTTTTGCATTGGCTAAATCTACCTTTGCCCTTGATAAATAGATAAACCCTACACTTGATGCTTGCCAAGCCGTATTCACAGGTACTAACCAAGCGATCGCCGCAACAAGATAAACTGTGGTAATCATTGCTAACCACAGACGGGGCTGTTTGTAATAGCCAAGGGTAATGAGTTCGCCTGTATGTAACTGTCCTAAATAAGCTAAAGCCGCAAAGATAATCACTAAACTGCCACTAATTGCAGGGACATCAAGCTGATAGTCCGTAATTGCCAACATGCCATAGCCCAGCAAACTACCAAATAGTCCATAGGCGATCGCTTGATCCTGCGGATGAGCCTGCCAACTGCGAGAGCGATGCAATTTGATAAAAAGAGATGCGATCGCTACTAATAAAACGACAAAGGTAATCACAGCACCAATCCCTAGTTCTGCCCAGAGATGCACAGGTGTGCTGTGCAATTGGAATAAAATCTCCGCTTCGCGCCCTGCCCATTGGGGACGATATTGCTGATAGAGCATAATTGCCGAGCCTGCCCCTGCCCCAAATAGCCAATGATCTAAGCCCATGCGCCAACCCACATCGGCAGCAATGGTTCTAAACAGTAATTCCCCAGAGCCTTGGGTCGGATTTGCAAAACTAGTGAGCAATCCTGATATCAAAGATCGCAAGCGATTATTTGCCGCTATTAGTAATCCGAATATGGTGATCGCCCCTGTCCCGCCAAAAATGACTAACCAGCGACTAACGTTGCTACGAAATAGTGCCACGATAATTGCATATAAAACTATGGCTCCCAATCCCAAAAATCCGCCCCGTGAACTGGTGGTATATAAATCAATTAGCCCTAGCCCAATGCCTAATAGCCAGATTGATCGCCACATCCCCTTTTGGGCGATCGCTAAACTTCCAAAAAGTGGCAACACTAACATCAAAAATCCTGCCACATAATTTTGATGCCCCATCGGGGCCCAATTGCGAGACATCAAATCCGAAAAGTCGTAATTAAGATTGAGTCCCCATTGATTTAGCTTGGCTAATTGCGCTAGCTGTGGCAGCCATGTTTGCGTTGTCCATAGAAATAAGCTTTCAATAATTACAGCTATTCCCAGCAAACCTTGAAATCTGAGAATTGATAAGACTCCCGAATCCCTAGAGTTATTTGATGATGTGGAGTTATGTCCTATATTGTCAGTTACATGCAGAAAATTATTAGTTACATATAGCGCAATCAAATACCCAAAGGCAGTCAAGCTATACCACATCCCCTGATTGGGAAATTGCGAAAACATTGTGGATAAGCAGAGGGTGACAAAGCCAGAACCAACTACCCAGTCAAAGCTGCTACCTAATAAATAAAAGGGTTTATCCTTGCGCCAGAGATTAAGCAAACCTGCGATCGCAAAGCATAGTAATCCCACTTGCCACAGCAGTACAAAGGGAAATCCCACCATTTGTGTACTGCTATCGGGTAGTAAAGTGAATAAGATATAGGCGGCGATGCCTAACTGGATGATTAACCGACCTGTACTCATAAAACTCGACACCCAAACTCAGCAAAGGATAATCAACAAAAATAATCAATAAAAATTAGCAATTTACGGGAAAGAAGACAATTTCTAGCTTTTCTCTGGTAAATCAACAGGTTAAACTTAATTATGTCAGCAATTCTCATATCAAAACCGATTTTGGGGTGGCATCATCCATAGACCTGTTTAAAAATCGGGATATTATGGCGATCGCTCATACTTTGTAACTTATGAACGAAGTTTTATCATCTTGGGATTCTAGTGAAGTAATAGGGGTTGAATTAATTGCCAATGCAATGTTCTCAAGTACTAACCCTGAAGAGCTATTAAAAATATTCTTAACTAGTTTGGGGGAAAATCTCGCTGTCAATCGAGCTGCTATTTACCAGTTTATTGACCATAATCAGGGCAAAGTGCTTGTAGAAGCTGTTTCTCAAAATTATCAGAGCATTAGAAATCAAGTATATCCAATTAATTATTTTGGAATAGCTTGCCCCAACAACTATCCTTGCGATCGCCCTGTGATTTTGTCAGATCTTTCTCAAGTAACTGAGACTTTGACTATCCATAATTATTGGCAAAGTACACAGGTTAACTCTATGATGTCAGCGCCAATCTTATTGGATGAAGCCACATCAATTAATCAAATCTGGGGATTAGCTTTTGTCCAACAATGCGATCGTTCAAGAATATGGAAATCCCATGAAGCTGACTTTCTCTTTAAAATGTCCCAAGTTTTAAGCCAATGCTTGCAATATTGGCAATTGCGATTGAGATCACCTGCCTTCTCTAAATTGTTTTCTATCGGTTCCCAATATCCAAGCCAGCCATTTGGTGATAACGATCAAGAAGAATTTATTGCCAAAAGAGTAGAGCTATCTCCAGATCTAGAAGAGATACCGACACAGACAGAGACTGGCTCTGAGGAAATCGCAGTGTCGAGTAGCTTTAATATTCCCGATGATGAAGACAATGAAATCCTTG from Pseudanabaena sp. Chao 1811 encodes the following:
- the murJ gene encoding murein biosynthesis integral membrane protein MurJ — its product is MSGNEEDIVIEPQPPQSTKRSLLNIATIVAVATLLSKIFGLLRQVAIAAAFGNGTAYGAYNFAYVIPGFLLILLGGINGPFHSAIVSVLAKRDRREVATIIDSITTIVTGILLLVTIALVIFAEPLMHLVAPGLFVPEADLLAKGISLETIQNLKITKDIAIQQFQIMAPMAVLAGLVGIGFGALNASDTYWLPSVSPIFSSLTVLIGIGGLVWTMGDKILLPENAMLGGAVLAWSTMAGAVLQWLVQLPVQIKSGMGGFKLRFDWQRPEVKEVMKIMVPATFSSGMLQINVWTDLFFASFIPNAAAAVSAMGYAGLLVQTPLGILSNVILVPLFPVLSKLTDPENWDELKQRIRQGLMLTALTMLPLSGLMVALALPISQVVYERYAFDTEASQLTAAVLMAYSVGMFVYLGRDVLVRVFYALGDGDTPFKISIVNIFLNGLFDYFLVQKFGAPGLVLATVAVNLISMIVMMYLLDRRLNGMPLKSWSVTILGLTIASVIAGGASWGIYHLLSQSFDSFGMLAKFGAKLGGLAIASAIGLTIFGAIAVQMKIPEISTLTNQIKRRFSRK
- a CDS encoding serine/threonine-protein kinase yields the protein MSLTAGQLVGGHYEVMTRLGGGGFGETYLSRDLHLPDRPSRVIKRLCPRNSDSSLLQLSRRLFETEAQVLYRLGAHPQIPQLFAHFEELSEFYLVQEYIDGKDLSHELIRGKIWEQFAVVDLLQNLLTVLSFVHQHNVIHRDIKPENIIRRRDGQLFLIDFGVVKQIATPTMVLNGHEEAVYTVGIGTPGYMPSEQAHGEPKFASDLYAIGMIGIQALTGIPPSHLEKDDNLEIVWRPLAPKVYPEFADILSRMVRFDFRQRYANAHIAYEALKEFRDRYPISDVNHSLPTIRLSTIQSSNAISDSVRDLHSAQNPPSKKSAIWQYLQPWQWFLGFTTLGAIVITTVVLLLSVPPKASRTDVSEEVTPATTVPQNSTQTSLKDAPSSGTTTGSISLVKEFSSNDAIYGVALSPDGKTLAGASAERNIDLWDFATGKKIQTLKGNTGRVYDIYFSPDGKRLVSASDDRKVMIWDVKSSKTLNILEGHQERVYTAIFSPDGKMIASSGGDRTIRLWNAETGKPIKTFLEKSWVYDVSFTPDGKVLVSACKDGAIHLWNVETGKVVKTLVESGSSVRAINYSNNGKLIASAMEDNTVRLWDATTGQLKEVLTGHTGEVHTLDFSKDDRLLASGSADKTVRVWHLKEKRSPQVLADHERGVASVEFSPDQKFLISGSLDGKIKIWKLAL
- a CDS encoding O-antigen ligase family protein, which translates into the protein MSTGRLIIQLGIAAYILFTLLPDSSTQMVGFPFVLLWQVGLLCFAIAGLLNLWRKDKPFYLLGSSFDWVVGSGFVTLCLSTMFSQFPNQGMWYSLTAFGYLIALYVTNNFLHVTDNIGHNSTSSNNSRDSGVLSILRFQGLLGIAVIIESLFLWTTQTWLPQLAQLAKLNQWGLNLNYDFSDLMSRNWAPMGHQNYVAGFLMLVLPLFGSLAIAQKGMWRSIWLLGIGLGLIDLYTTSSRGGFLGLGAIVLYAIIVALFRSNVSRWLVIFGGTGAITIFGLLIAANNRLRSLISGLLTSFANPTQGSGELLFRTIAADVGWRMGLDHWLFGAGAGSAIMLYQQYRPQWAGREAEILFQLHSTPVHLWAELGIGAVITFVVLLVAIASLFIKLHRSRSWQAHPQDQAIAYGLFGSLLGYGMLAITDYQLDVPAISGSLVIIFAALAYLGQLHTGELITLGYYKQPRLWLAMITTVYLVAAIAWLVPVNTAWQASSVGFIYLSRAKVDLANAKQEFLPEAIAAVDKFQDRLKLANQLAPWEPYYPYQLGWNLADLALTYSNLPQAQTWQKEGLAWIKTAIATNPNNEAAYNAAAWLSLQQTSSSAAPEAETYFRRALELLPLKKSLYFGLGVSLLRQGKTAEAIKAITTEVVNDPIFITSPMWSDDTFQALYPQIVASVERQYSSNPSQALHLAALRWWTGQPNAITELKQTGNPMALLLAKAIANDVDGLTSVKQNPQTPLEMVVSAWLNPNLRDKLLERAYVFASSSLPDERSVAIVKAMSDRMNQATNFDAWLRQPLPANSPLIINYRRARLGFNVVSRHVDGVVPLDFFNVSDRAEISFFLKDLFL
- a CDS encoding GAF domain-containing protein, whose protein sequence is MNEVLSSWDSSEVIGVELIANAMFSSTNPEELLKIFLTSLGENLAVNRAAIYQFIDHNQGKVLVEAVSQNYQSIRNQVYPINYFGIACPNNYPCDRPVILSDLSQVTETLTIHNYWQSTQVNSMMSAPILLDEATSINQIWGLAFVQQCDRSRIWKSHEADFLFKMSQVLSQCLQYWQLRLRSPAFSKLFSIGSQYPSQPFGDNDQEEFIAKRVELSPDLEEIPTQTETGSEEIAVSSSFNIPDDEDNEILDRVNFKSSQTSINQAINLAMQKLERQRQNSSAQYSHDFVQIDDFQEFDGFDDVDVESLTLEDVLEDIHHEQPQDKVSYLQRRVQELTESLQQKLDEVEILQEQIQELTESQRKCSEILLALQSENLTKTIKDAVVEVYRSLLSDSSA